In Carya illinoinensis cultivar Pawnee chromosome 6, C.illinoinensisPawnee_v1, whole genome shotgun sequence, a single genomic region encodes these proteins:
- the LOC122313265 gene encoding probable RNA-dependent RNA polymerase 1, whose protein sequence is MENIVLRFGNKVSRDNFSVLWKQEGVSGKFDFEMERLSLSFKDRSAKHKFEISFENIWTIELYRPRGQATKFLLVQLLGAPRIYVSDVRRKGWVREVDFTPSSRIGQSYALCLELPEKKRLPELNLAFVHYKENEDQFGLMEGSPYSCSSGLVPIVNPPTGFDLPYKILFKINSLIHHGCVPGPAIVDEFYRLVDPKRIEKREYIDRALYKLFHLKDCCFEPVKWLQEEYKRYSTSTRFQPTPAISLDNGLVYIHRVQITPSKVYFGGPEVNLSNRVLRHYPEDIDNFLRVSFVDEDFDKVYSIALSPRSSSANEDKRTRVYDRILSTLRKGIVIGDKKFEFLAYSSSQLRENSVWMFASRPGLTAADIREWMGDFRDIRNVAKYGARLGQSFGSSRETASIGIDEIEVIPDVEVKTKEATYNFSDGIGKISKKLASEVATKLGCSPVPSAFQIRYGGYKGVVAVDPTSSVKLSLRKSMCKYKSDNTKLDVLSWSKFHPCILNREIVTLLSNLGVKDRAFRKRQRLAINQLNAILTDRWSAQKALEMMFLGEISKVLKEMLMCGYKPDAEPFLSMMLQTFRAYMLKEMQSRTRIFVPNGRTLMGCLDETRTLEYGQIFLQVSRFRWEFRNQSSVRHSSNPDNFVCEGPVVVAKNPCLHPGDVRVLVAVNVPALHHMVDCVVFPQKGERPHPNECSGSDLDGDLYFVSWDRHLIPPRQIPPTEYIAAPTKQVDHDVTIEEVEEHFTDYIVNDNLGIIDNAHIVFADSKPLKAMSPECLQLARLHSIAVDFPKTGNVAEVPPELRPKEYPDFMEKPDKKGYISTSVIGKLFREVKDIASSTSPVEPFTLDSAKQHYDPEMEVEGFEDYRSDAERYKRDYDYKLGNMMEYYGIQTEAEILSGNVLKMSKHFDRKRDLDAIKYAVKSLIMEARNWFNKRSDADSTDNAKAKASAWYHVTYHPSYWGIYNEGLDRAHFLSFAWCVYEHLMQIKKDKKSI, encoded by the exons ATGGAAAATATAGTGCTGCGCTTTGGAAATAAGGTTTCGAGGGATAATTTTTCTGTGCTCTGGAAGCAGGAAGGTGTGTCCGGGAAATTTGATTTCGAGATGGAAAGATTGTCTCTTTCTTTTAAAGATCGTTCCGCAAAGCACAAGTTTGAAATCTCTTTTGAGAACATTTGGACGATTGAGCTATATCGTCCACGCGGTCAAGCAACAAAGTTTCTTCTCGTTCAG TTACTTGGTGCTCCAAGAATATATGTATCTGATGTTCGTCGTAAAGGATGGGTCAGAGAAGTTGATTTCACTCCATCCAGCCGCATTGGCCAATCTTATGCTCTATGTTTGGAGCTTCCAGAAAAGAAGCGGCTTCCGGAATTAAATCTTGCTTTTGTAcattataaagaaaatgaagaccAATTTGGATTGATGGAAGGCTCTCCTTACTCATGCAGTTCAGGTCTTGTACCCATTGTGAATCCACCCACAGGCTTTGACCTGCCCTACAAAATCTTGTTTAAGATCAACTCTTTGATTCATCATGGGTGTGTTCCTGGGCCCGCAATTGTTGACGAATTTTATAGGTTGGTAGATCCAAAGAGAATCGAAAAAAGGGAGTACATAGACAGAGCCCTGTACAAGCTCTTTCATTTAAAGGACTGCTGCTTTGAACCTGTGAAATGGCTCCAGGAGGAGTACAAAAGATACTCAACATCTACTCGATTTCAACCAACTCCTGCTATTTCTTTAGATAATGGGCTGGTATATATACACAGGGTTCAAATTACTCCATCTAAAGTATACTTCGGTGGTCCAGAGGTGAATCTCTCCAACAGAGTCTTGCGCCATTATCCTGAAGATATTGATAATTTCCTGCGTGTTTCTTTTGTCGATGAGGACTTTGATAAAGTGTACTCAATAGCTTTATCTCCACGTTCATCATCTGCAAATGAGGACAAGCGGACTAGAGTTTATGATAGGATACTATCCACTCTCAGAAAAGGAATAGTTATTGGGGATAAGAAGTTTGAGTTTCTTGCCTATTCATCCAGTCAACTACGAGAAAATTCTGTTTGGATGTTTGCTTCAAGACCTGGCTTGACTGCAGCAGATATTAGAGAATGGATGGGTGATTTTCGAGATATAAGGAATGTGGCAAAATATGGTGCCAGACTGGGTCAGTCTTTTGGCTCTTCTAGAGAAACTGCCAGCATTGGCATAGATGAAATTGAAGTTATTCCTGATGTGGAAGTTAAGACGAAAGAAGCCACGTACAATTTCTCAGATGGCATTGGGAAGATTTCTAAAAAATTGGCTTCCGAAGTGGCAACAAAGTTAGGCTGCAGTCCTGTTCCATCAGCATTTCAGATTCGATATGGTGGGTACAAAGGTGttgtggctgttgatcctacaTCATCTGTGAAGTTGTCATTGAGAAAGAGCATGTGTAAATACAAATCAGATAACACAAAACTCGATGTTTTGTCATGGAGTAAGTTTCATCCCTGTATTCTCAATCGGGAGATAGTAACTCTTTTGTCTAACCTTGGGGTTAAGGATCGAGCTTTTCGAAAAAGGCAAAGGCTGGCTATAAATCAACTGAATGCAATATTAACGGATCGTTGGAGTGCACAGAAGGCACTGGAAATGATGTTCTTAGGAGAGATCTCAAAAGTTCTAAAGGAAATGCTTATGTGTGGTTACAAGCCAGATGCAGAACCATTTCTTTCAATGATGCTTCAAACATTCCGTGCATATATGTTGAAGGAAATGCAGTCAAGAACAAGGATTTTTGTTCCAAATGGAAGAACTTTGATGGGATGCCTTGATGAAACCAGGACATTGGAGTATGGTCAAATATTTCTGCAAGTTTCTCGCTTTCGTTGGGAGTTCAGGAACCAGTCATCTGTTAGGCACAGTTCAAACCCAGATAACTTCGTCTGTGAAGGTCCGGTGGTCGTTGCTAAAAACCCTTGTCTACACCCTGGAGATGTGAGAGTCCTCGTAGCTGTGAACGTGCCAGCTCTACATCACATGGTGGATTGCGTTGTTTTTCCACAAAAGGGAGAGAG ACCACATCCAAACGAATGTTCGGGAAGTGATTTGGACGGAGATTTGTACTTCGTCTCTTGGGATCGTCATCTTATTCCTCCTCGTCAAATTCCCCCAACAGAATATATTGCAGCACCAACTAAGCAAGTTGATCATGATGTTACAATAGAG GAAGTAGAAGAACATTTCACAGACTACATAGTCAACGACAATTTAGGAATCATCGATAATGCCCACATCGTCTTTGCAGATAGTAAGCCCCTTAAAGCAATGAGCCCAGAATGTTTGCAACTTGCGAGGCTTCACTCAATTGCTGTTGACTTTCCAAAAACTGGTAATGTAGCCGAAGTACCTCCGGAACTACGCCCCAAAGAGTATCCCGATTTTATGGAAAAGCCTGATAAAAAGGGCTACATATCAACATCTGTTATCGGAAAGCTTTTTCGAGAAGTGAAAGACATTGCATCTTCCACAAGTCCTGTGGAACCTTTCACTTTGGATTCAGCTAAACAGCATTATGACCCTGAAATGGAAGTGGAGGGCTTTGAGGACTACCGCAGCGACGCTGAAAGATACAAACGTGACTATGATTACAAGTTGGGGAATATGATGGAGTATTATGGAATCCAAACTGAAGCCGAAATTCTCAGTGGCAATGTTTTGAAAATGTCAAAACATTTTGATAGGAAGAGGGATCTGGATGCAATTAAATATGCTGTAAAGTCACTAATAATGGAAGCCCGGAACTGGTTCAACAAGAGAAGTGATGCAGACAGTACTGATAATGCAAAGGCAAAAGCATCGGCCTGGTATCATGTCACCTACCATCCTAGTTACTGGGGTATATACAATGAGGGACTAGATAGGGCTCATTTCCTTAGTTTTGCATGGTGCGTCTATGAGCATCTTATGCAAATCAAGAAGGATAAAAAGAGCATATAA